A genomic region of Candidatus Methanoperedens sp. contains the following coding sequences:
- a CDS encoding 50S ribosomal protein L1, which produces MEHEKILEAVRQALEKSPQRKFAESVDLAINLKNLDMNQPTNRLDEEIILPNGLGRPIKIAVFAKGDTAQRAKAAGADYVLDPEEISVLGEDKTRAKNLAEEVNFFISEAAYMPVIGKTLGQVLGPRGKMPIPLTPDKDVVQVINKSKNSIKVRSKDKMTFHITVGKKDMDPVKLSQNIEAIINRIEHRYERGMYNVKSIYVKSTMGPAIKVV; this is translated from the coding sequence TTGGAACACGAAAAAATACTAGAAGCTGTCAGGCAGGCTTTAGAAAAGTCTCCACAGCGAAAATTTGCGGAAAGCGTTGATCTAGCCATCAACCTTAAAAATCTTGATATGAACCAGCCCACGAACAGGCTTGATGAAGAAATAATCCTGCCAAACGGCCTGGGAAGACCTATAAAGATCGCGGTATTTGCAAAAGGTGATACTGCCCAGAGGGCTAAAGCTGCCGGTGCAGATTATGTTCTTGATCCCGAGGAGATAAGTGTTCTCGGAGAAGACAAAACACGGGCAAAAAACCTGGCAGAAGAAGTAAATTTCTTCATATCAGAAGCAGCATATATGCCTGTGATCGGTAAAACCCTTGGCCAGGTGCTTGGTCCCAGGGGAAAAATGCCCATACCATTGACACCGGATAAGGATGTCGTTCAGGTAATAAACAAGTCCAAGAACTCAATAAAAGTGAGGTCCAAGGATAAGATGACATTCCATATCACAGTGGGTAAAAAAGATATGGACCCTGTGAAATTATCCCAGAACATCGAGGCAATAATCAACCGTATTGAGCACAGGTACGAACGTGGCATGTATAACGTCAAATCGATCTATGTCAAATCCACAATGGGACCGGCAATAAAGGTGGTATAA
- a CDS encoding winged helix DNA-binding protein, with amino-acid sequence MDKIKRRRDRLEMIFDILNIIRNHHNSIRPTPLLRHSNLSSQSFSECLNELLEKDLVKEITDDNDRKFLTLTDKGFKYLEKYKLISGVKL; translated from the coding sequence ATGGACAAAATAAAGCGCAGACGGGATCGTCTCGAGATGATATTCGATATTCTAAATATTATTAGAAATCATCATAATTCCATAAGGCCAACACCATTGCTCAGGCATTCAAATCTATCGTCACAAAGTTTTTCAGAATGCTTAAATGAATTATTGGAAAAAGATCTGGTCAAGGAAATTACTGACGATAATGATAGGAAATTCCTGACCCTGACAGATAAAGGATTTAAATATCTGGAAAAATACAAATTAATTTCAGGTGTTAAGTTATAA
- the moeB gene encoding molybdopterin-synthase adenylyltransferase MoeB, giving the protein MLGGFNEEQIRRYSRHIILPEVGGKGQKKLLSSKVLCIGAGGLGAPIIEYLAAAGIGTLGIIDDDTVDLSNLQRQVIHGGNVGKPKAESAKQFINNLNPDIEVKTYIERLNANNVIDIFKEYDMIVDGSDNFATRYLVNDACVITNKPLSHGSIYRFEGQVTTIIPHKGPCYRCLFEHAPPPGMVPSCQEAGVLGVLPGIIGVMQATEVVKYLLGIGELLVGRLVYYDALNMTFDEIKMRWNKNCPICGEVPKITSIQEEIYGDSCRIW; this is encoded by the coding sequence ATGTTAGGCGGATTTAATGAAGAACAAATAAGAAGATACTCGCGCCATATCATATTACCTGAAGTAGGTGGGAAAGGACAAAAAAAACTGCTTTCATCGAAGGTATTATGCATAGGCGCAGGGGGTCTTGGCGCACCAATAATTGAATATCTTGCAGCAGCAGGCATCGGGACTCTTGGTATTATCGATGATGACACTGTGGATCTGAGCAATCTCCAGAGACAGGTTATACATGGAGGCAATGTGGGAAAGCCCAAAGCTGAGTCCGCAAAACAGTTCATAAACAATCTCAATCCGGATATTGAAGTGAAAACCTATATTGAGCGGCTGAATGCCAATAATGTTATCGATATTTTTAAAGAATATGACATGATAGTTGACGGCTCTGATAATTTTGCGACAAGGTACCTCGTTAACGATGCATGTGTTATAACAAATAAACCTCTTTCTCACGGCAGTATATACAGGTTCGAGGGACAGGTCACAACCATTATTCCTCATAAGGGACCATGCTACAGATGCCTCTTTGAACATGCCCCTCCCCCCGGGATGGTGCCAAGCTGCCAGGAAGCAGGCGTACTTGGCGTCCTGCCAGGAATAATCGGTGTAATGCAGGCAACTGAGGTCGTGAAATATCTTCTTGGAATTGGCGAACTGCTTGTGGGGCGTCTCGTTTATTATGATGCGCTGAACATGACTTTCGATGAGATCAAGATGAGATGGAACAAGAATTGCCCGATTTGCGGTGAAGTGCCAAAGATAACCTCAATACAGGAAGAGATATATGGGGATTCATGCAGAATATGGTGA
- a CDS encoding mannose-1-phosphate guanylyltransferase/mannose-6-phosphate isomerase, whose product MKSIILAGGSGTRLWPLSREQYPKQFLKLENTSLFQKTLLRCLKLSDPSEIFVVTNQNQKFFVSGQMEELRIEVPTKNILIEPQGKNTLPAICLGMNEIKKQYGKCAVGVFPSDHLLDMAAIDKIKSAEKLCSKYLVTFGITPSSPHTDYGYIKPGKNFENGSKVLEFREKPGLEAAKKYIQEKCLWNSGMFMFGTGVFFKELKIHAPDIISAFTDGKNIEQIYSELPSISIDYGIMEKSDKVAVVRLESKWSDLGDFDSIFQETDKNELGNAVYNCDDMSLNSRGNLIYSRKDKIVSLIDVNDMVVVDTPDALLVSPRKSCQKVKNIVTSLKNQNNDKALFHLTVYRPWGSYTILEESERHKIKNIIVTPGKKLSLQLHNHRSEHWVVVTGMAWIRVDDREFYLRNGESTFIKAGIKHRLSNPGTIPLEIIEVQLGDYVGEDDIERFEDDFGRIK is encoded by the coding sequence ATTAAATCCATAATACTTGCAGGAGGTTCGGGCACACGCCTGTGGCCTTTGAGCAGGGAGCAATATCCCAAGCAATTCTTAAAACTTGAAAATACATCGCTATTCCAGAAAACTTTGTTGCGATGCCTTAAGTTATCTGATCCTTCCGAGATATTCGTTGTTACAAATCAAAACCAGAAATTTTTTGTTTCAGGACAAATGGAAGAACTCAGGATTGAAGTACCAACGAAAAACATACTGATCGAACCACAGGGAAAGAATACACTTCCCGCAATATGTTTAGGTATGAATGAAATAAAAAAGCAGTATGGTAAGTGTGCTGTGGGCGTTTTTCCCTCTGACCATTTACTTGACATGGCAGCTATTGATAAAATAAAAAGCGCAGAAAAATTATGTTCTAAATATCTCGTGACTTTCGGGATCACGCCTTCTTCTCCTCATACGGACTACGGTTACATAAAACCCGGGAAAAATTTTGAAAACGGTTCCAAAGTCCTTGAATTCAGGGAAAAACCCGGATTAGAGGCTGCAAAAAAATACATACAGGAAAAATGTCTCTGGAACAGCGGCATGTTCATGTTCGGAACCGGAGTCTTTTTCAAGGAACTTAAAATACATGCGCCGGACATTATATCAGCCTTCACGGATGGAAAGAATATCGAGCAAATTTACAGTGAACTTCCATCCATTTCGATTGACTACGGCATAATGGAAAAATCAGATAAAGTGGCTGTTGTAAGGCTTGAATCCAAATGGAGCGACCTTGGTGATTTTGATTCGATATTCCAGGAAACGGACAAGAATGAATTAGGAAATGCGGTTTATAATTGTGATGATATGTCTTTGAATTCCAGGGGAAATCTCATATATTCCAGAAAGGATAAGATCGTATCACTCATAGATGTAAATGATATGGTTGTGGTGGATACGCCTGATGCCCTTCTTGTTTCTCCCAGGAAATCATGCCAGAAAGTCAAGAATATCGTGACATCGCTTAAAAACCAGAATAATGATAAAGCATTATTCCACCTGACGGTGTACAGGCCGTGGGGCTCATATACGATACTGGAAGAGTCAGAAAGACATAAGATCAAGAATATTATAGTAACACCTGGTAAAAAACTCAGTCTTCAGCTTCATAATCACCGGAGCGAACACTGGGTAGTTGTCACAGGAATGGCATGGATCCGGGTTGATGACAGGGAATTTTATTTACGCAACGGAGAAAGCACTTTCATAAAAGCAGGAATCAAGCATAGATTATCAAATCCCGGAACAATACCGCTTGAAATTATCGAAGTCCAGCTTGGTGATTATGTAGGAGAGGATGATATTGAAAGATTTGAGGATGATTTCGGAAGGATTAAATAA
- a CDS encoding sulfurtransferase TusA family protein, protein MTTELDLKGEVCPYTFVKTKLKLEEVESGEELVVYFDHAPAVENVPRSLKNEGHKIMGIEKTGDHLWKVRIKKL, encoded by the coding sequence ATGACAACTGAACTTGATCTTAAAGGTGAGGTTTGCCCTTACACCTTTGTAAAAACAAAACTGAAACTTGAAGAAGTAGAAAGCGGCGAGGAACTGGTCGTATATTTTGACCATGCACCGGCAGTTGAGAATGTCCCGCGAAGCCTGAAAAATGAAGGCCATAAAATAATGGGTATTGAGAAAACAGGCGATCACCTCTGGAAAGTAAGGATAAAAAAATTATGA
- the rpl12p gene encoding 50S ribosomal protein P1, producing the protein MEYVYAALLLHSAGKKITEEGITSVIKAAGVDVDAVRVKALVSALDGVNIEEAIAKAAFAAPAAAAAPAAAAAAAPAAAEAPKADEKSKEKAEESGMEGLGALFG; encoded by the coding sequence ATGGAATACGTATATGCAGCGCTATTATTACACAGCGCAGGAAAGAAAATAACTGAAGAAGGAATAACCTCTGTTATTAAAGCAGCAGGTGTTGATGTTGATGCAGTAAGGGTAAAAGCACTCGTTTCAGCCCTTGATGGGGTCAATATCGAAGAGGCCATTGCAAAGGCAGCATTTGCAGCTCCGGCAGCAGCAGCGGCTCCGGCAGCAGCGGCAGCGGCAGCCCCGGCAGCAGCTGAAGCGCCAAAAGCAGATGAGAAATCCAAAGAGAAAGCTGAAGAAAGCGGAATGGAAGGCCTCGGCGCCTTGTTCGGTTAA
- a CDS encoding DsrE family protein codes for MKLGILLTTSPENENTNTVIEISKAAREHGIDVSIFLMYDGVYNVNKKEFAGLVDRGIEIAICAFNAEQRKVAKVDGILFGSQYDHACIASDVDRFISFG; via the coding sequence ATGAAACTGGGGATACTCCTGACCACAAGCCCTGAGAATGAGAATACCAACACTGTTATTGAAATAAGCAAAGCTGCTAGGGAGCATGGTATAGATGTATCTATTTTCCTGATGTATGATGGCGTTTATAATGTGAATAAAAAAGAATTTGCAGGACTGGTCGACAGGGGCATTGAAATAGCAATCTGCGCATTTAATGCAGAACAAAGAAAAGTCGCTAAAGTGGATGGCATATTATTCGGAAGCCAGTATGACCATGCCTGTATTGCAAGTGATGTTGACAGGTTCATATCGTTCGGGTAA
- a CDS encoding formate--phosphoribosylaminoimidazolecarboxamide ligase family protein, with product MIERKEITEVICEYDISETTIGVLASHSALDVCDGAVEEGFRTYAVCEKGREKTYTQYFKAQRKNGNLVRGIVDSADVYSKFNEIMKPQNQEKMREKNTIFIPNRSFTSYCGIDEIENNFKVPMFGSRNLLRSEERGEERDYYWLLEKAGLPYPEKIASPEDIDSLVMVKLPHAVKKLERGFFTAASFDEYKKKSEAFLKQGIITKEALASARIERYVIGPVFNLDMFYSPLEENMSKVELLGIDWRFETSLDGHVRLPAPQQIALNECQITPEYTVCGHNSATLRESLLEDAFELAEKYVKAARKYYDPGIIGPFCLQTCVDKDLNFYVYDVAPRVGGGTNVHVSVGHPYGNTLWRKPMSTGRRMAMEIRKAIEQERIEEIVT from the coding sequence ATGATAGAACGGAAGGAAATAACCGAAGTAATATGCGAATACGATATCAGTGAAACCACGATAGGTGTACTGGCATCGCATTCGGCACTCGATGTATGCGACGGGGCGGTAGAAGAGGGTTTCAGGACATATGCAGTATGCGAGAAAGGGAGGGAAAAAACCTACACACAATATTTTAAGGCACAGAGAAAAAATGGCAATCTGGTTCGGGGAATAGTTGACAGCGCTGATGTTTATTCCAAATTCAATGAGATAATGAAGCCGCAGAACCAGGAAAAGATGAGGGAGAAAAATACGATCTTTATTCCAAACCGCTCATTTACATCCTATTGCGGGATAGATGAAATTGAAAATAATTTCAAGGTTCCAATGTTCGGAAGCCGGAACCTTCTCAGGAGCGAAGAGCGGGGAGAGGAACGGGATTACTACTGGCTTCTTGAAAAAGCAGGGCTTCCTTATCCTGAGAAAATAGCAAGTCCTGAGGATATCGACAGTCTTGTTATGGTAAAATTACCTCATGCTGTTAAGAAACTGGAACGGGGTTTCTTCACAGCGGCATCTTTTGATGAGTACAAAAAAAAATCAGAGGCCTTCCTGAAACAGGGGATTATCACAAAAGAGGCGCTTGCAAGTGCCAGGATCGAGAGATATGTCATCGGGCCTGTATTTAACCTTGATATGTTCTATTCACCACTTGAAGAAAATATGAGCAAAGTAGAGCTTCTCGGTATTGACTGGCGCTTTGAGACAAGCCTTGACGGGCATGTCCGGCTTCCTGCTCCCCAGCAGATCGCGCTGAACGAATGCCAGATTACTCCCGAATATACAGTATGCGGCCATAATTCTGCGACTTTACGTGAATCTTTACTGGAGGATGCATTTGAACTGGCAGAGAAATATGTTAAAGCTGCCCGGAAATATTATGATCCGGGGATCATCGGACCGTTCTGTCTTCAGACATGTGTTGACAAAGACCTGAATTTCTATGTTTATGACGTGGCGCCGCGTGTTGGCGGAGGAACAAATGTTCATGTTTCCGTAGGGCATCCGTATGGTAACACCCTATGGCGCAAACCCATGAGCACCGGAAGGCGAATGGCAATGGAAATAAGAAAGGCGATCGAACAGGAAAGAATAGAAGAAATTGTAACATAA
- a CDS encoding 50S ribosomal protein L10 — translation MSTEIAHHSIHIPKWKKDEIEDIKRLITAHSSVGIVGVTGIPSNQLQLMRKSLRGIADLKMCRNSLIDRALAESSNEVKQINKYVEDQTALLFTNENPFKLFKILEKGKTSAPMKAGGIAPKDIVVEKGPTSFPPGPIVGELTGAGIPAGIEGGKVVIRQTKTVAKKGDVVDAKLASILSRLEIHPMELGLDLRAVYENGTIFESKILSVDETTYTNNLTLAVQHAFNLSVNSAYPAKATISTLLAKAASQSRNLAINAEVIMPEVIDVLLGKANAQMISVARLAMAKDANSVSSKTKERIQKS, via the coding sequence ATGTCAACTGAAATAGCACACCACAGTATTCACATCCCAAAATGGAAAAAAGATGAAATTGAGGATATAAAAAGACTTATAACGGCTCATTCTTCAGTCGGTATTGTAGGAGTTACAGGAATCCCATCTAACCAGCTCCAACTAATGAGAAAGAGTCTGCGCGGTATTGCAGACCTCAAGATGTGCAGGAATTCTCTTATTGACCGTGCGCTTGCTGAATCATCCAATGAAGTCAAGCAGATAAACAAGTATGTTGAAGACCAGACAGCGTTATTGTTTACTAACGAGAATCCTTTCAAACTCTTTAAAATCCTGGAGAAAGGAAAGACCTCTGCACCGATGAAGGCAGGAGGCATCGCTCCAAAGGATATAGTAGTTGAAAAAGGACCAACTTCCTTCCCACCAGGACCGATAGTCGGAGAATTGACCGGAGCAGGAATCCCGGCTGGTATAGAAGGAGGAAAAGTCGTAATCCGCCAGACAAAGACCGTGGCTAAAAAAGGCGATGTCGTTGATGCAAAACTTGCATCTATCCTTTCACGCCTTGAAATACACCCCATGGAATTGGGACTCGACCTTCGTGCTGTTTATGAAAATGGTACGATCTTTGAATCAAAGATCCTGTCGGTCGACGAGACCACTTATACAAATAATCTGACGTTGGCAGTCCAACATGCATTCAATTTGTCAGTCAACTCAGCTTATCCGGCTAAAGCAACTATCAGCACACTGCTCGCAAAGGCAGCATCGCAATCAAGGAATCTTGCAATAAATGCTGAAGTCATAATGCCTGAAGTCATCGATGTATTGCTTGGAAAAGCAAATGCACAGATGATATCTGTTGCCAGATTGGCAATGGCAAAGGACGCTAATTCCGTCAGCAGCAAAACAAAAGAGAGAATTCAAAAAAGTTAA
- a CDS encoding DsrE family protein — translation MKKIAVIVRNLPFNTRRNAEALRMSVGLTLREDKVTVIFIDDGIYTATPTKPEFINIPPPVKEFGALSMLKCRMLADKPSMEKRGIQEILENITCVEREEIIRTINESDIVIPF, via the coding sequence ATGAAAAAAATCGCTGTAATTGTAAGAAACCTTCCATTTAACACACGCAGGAATGCCGAAGCCCTGCGCATGAGCGTGGGATTGACACTCCGGGAGGATAAGGTCACAGTTATATTCATAGATGACGGGATTTATACAGCAACCCCCACAAAACCCGAATTTATCAACATTCCTCCTCCTGTAAAAGAGTTTGGGGCGCTTTCCATGCTTAAATGCAGGATGCTTGCAGATAAACCTTCAATGGAAAAAAGAGGGATTCAGGAGATTCTTGAAAATATAACATGTGTTGAACGTGAAGAGATAATCCGAACAATTAACGAATCAGATATTGTTATTCCATTCTAG